From Daucus carota subsp. sativus chromosome 6, DH1 v3.0, whole genome shotgun sequence, the proteins below share one genomic window:
- the LOC108225939 gene encoding homeobox-leucine zipper protein MERISTEM L1, producing MAEHMSYSALLREVIMDTQDISSLEINFNLELQGQNGSASASEPSTPILKSSIQTNDHHSSSSNTGNAQSIFCLGKEVRATELLMQVMVNAESYKARIYDLAVAAAGELTQKACTAKPLWIFEEDRETETLNVPEYKRRFESLDSTLEEVIRLLSVGEPNELSSELSRNAKLLGKYGKEPDLMHLINGHQTAFKTEASRETEIVPMNPINIVDVLIDVEQWSLVFCDIVSEVSVLGFMSSGEELGNPNGALQVVKAELHVASPLLKTREIYFARYCKQMTAANTWVVVDVSLESIFPDMVTQCRRKASGCLIQGLENGFSKVTWIEHNEIDYSSVPNMFRKLVSSGFAFQAKRWIATLRRQCERLKLVVEDDNDGRRSLLQLSQRISRSYNEAVRGSTESHWQPLPTTNGENILVKTSFNVDDPGHPHGVVITVATSLRLNIPPNDVFEFLCSGSNRSKWDLLSHDCATQDIAYFATGREPSSRVSLVVVEVANARVGFLILPNVYVYNMEVFDV from the exons ATGGCAGAGCACATGAGCTATAGTGCTCTGTTAAGA GAAGTGATTATGGACACACAAGACATCTCAAGCTTAGAAATCAACTTTAACCTAGAG TTACAGGGTCAAAATGGTTCAGCATCTGCTTCAGAGCCTAGTACACCGATCCTTAAATCCTCGATCCAGACGAATGATCATCATTCGTCGTCCTCAAATACTGGAAATGCACAATCAATTTTTTGTTTGGGGAAAGAAGTCCGAGCAACGGAGCTTCTGATGCAAGTTATGGTAAATGCTGAGTCTTATAAAGCCAGGATTTATGATCTGGCTGTTGCAGCAGCAGGGGAACTTACACAAAAGGCCTGCACTGCAAAGCCCTTGTGGATTTTTGAAGAGGATAGGGAAACTGAGACGCTCAATGTTCCTGAGTATAAACGCAGATTTGAGTCTCTTGATTCAACTCTAGAAGAAGTTATAAGGTTGTTATCAGTCGGAGAGCCTAACGAATTGTCATCAGAGCTTTCTAGAAATGCTAAGCTACTAGGGAAATACGGCAAGGAGCCTGATCTAATGCATCTTATTAATGGACACCAAACCGCTTTTAAAACTGAAGCCTCTCGAGAGACAGAGATTGTGCCAATGAACCCAATAAACATTGTTGATGTTCTTATTGATGTG GAACAATGGTCACTTGTTTTCTGTGATATTGTCTCAGAAGTCTCAGTTCTTGGATTTATGTCAAGTGGAGAGGAGTTGGGAAATCCTAATGGAGCCTTGCAAGTGGTAAAAGCAGAACTTCATGTTGCCTCGCCCCTGCTTAAGACTAGGGAGATATATTTCGCAAGATATTGTAAACAAATGACTGCTGCTAATACGTGGGTCGTGGTGGACGTTTCCTTGGAAAGTATTTTTCCTGATATGGTAACACAGTGTCGAAGAAAAGCATCAGGTTGCTTGATCCAAGGCCTTGAAAATGGATTTTCCAAG GTTACCTGGATTGAGCATAATGAAATTGATTACAGTTCTGTTCCTAATATGTTCAGAAAACTAGTTTCTTCAGGCTTTGCATTTCAGGCAAAACGTTGGATAGCTACGTTGCGTAGGCAGTGTGAGCGACTCAAATTAGTCGTGGAGGACGATAATG ATGGAAGGAGGAGTTTACTGCAACTTTCGCAGAGGATAAGTAGAAGTTACAATGAGGCTGTACGAGGTTCCACAGAGAGCCATTGGCAACCACTGCCGACGACGAATGGTGAAAATATACTAGTCAAGACGAGCTTTAATGTGGATGATCCGGGGCATCCGCATGGGGTTGTCATAACTGTTGCAACTTCGCTAAGACTAAATATCCCACCAAATGATGTTTTCGAGTTCCTTTGCTCTGGGAGTAACCGCAGCAAG TGGGATCTCCTCTCTCATGACTGTGCAACTCAAGATATAGCATACTTTGCCACTGGCCGTGAGCCTTCAAGTCGTGTTTCCCTCGTAGTAGTTGAGGTAGCTAATGCTCGTGTAGGTTTTCTAATTCTTCCAAATGTTTACGTATATAACATGGAGGTGTTTGATGTGTAG